Below is a window of Spirochaetota bacterium DNA.
TATTCAGGTGTGTCATATCCCAGGCTTATTGATACATTAATTTCATATGCATTCCGGCGCCACCGTGTAAAGAAAAAGGTGGTAAAGGCCTTCCTTTCACTGAAGAAATGAATGCCAGTGAACTGATACCATGAGCTATCGCCAAAAAAATACAACAGTAAAGCACTGTGAAGCAGTTCTTTTTGACATGGATGGCGTTGTTGTTGATTCCATGTATGCCCATGCTCAGTGTTGGATAGATGTATTCAAAGAGCATGGTGTATATTTAGATAAAACCGATATTTTTAAGCGAGAAGGCATGACGGGGCTTGAATCAATCGCTGATATTTTTATTGAAAAAGGGTATGCAGTGCCGCCAGAACCAATACTCAGAGAATTGCAAAAAAAGAAATTGCAGTTATTTTCAAGTTATCAGATTGAAGTATATCCGCAAATGTTCACTATCATTCCAATGTTACACTCAAAGGGGAAAAAGATAGGTATTGTAACCGGTTCATTCAGGTATCTTGTAGAAAAGTTAATACCTGAAACGCTTTTACGGTATGTGGATGTTGTCATAAGTGTTGATGATGTGCAAAAGGGAAAACCAAATCCTGACCCGTATGTAGAAGCAGTCAAAAAATTAAATGTGAAACCTGATAATGTAATAGTAGTTGAAAATGCTCCAATGGGAATAAAAGCTGCAAAAGCTGCGGGGTTGTACTGTATTGCAATAAGCACAACACTGGTTGCAGCATTTCTTGATGAAGCCGATGCCGTTGTGCATGATCATGAGGAACTTAAAACATACTTAGCTAATTGCCTGCTGTGAATGTTGTTTTTTCATTGACATGCAGGTAAATAATCATATAATAGCAACATTGTGTGATTATAAAAATACTATACGTGCAGGTGTGATATGAGTGTTGCATGGATACCAAATACCTTAACTCTGGGTAATCTGGTGTTAGGGTTTATCTCAATAATTTTTGCCAGTACTACCTTCCCGCACAGTTTAACTATTTCCGGCATTCTTATTTTGGCTGCTGCATTACTGGATGGACTAGACGGGCAGGTTGCGCGCATGTTAGGCGTGGCAAGTGAGCTGGGGAAAGAGTTGGATTCGCTGGCAGATTGTGTAACATTTGGAGTTGCACCTGGTTTTCTGGCATATCAGGGATACCTGAGTGGGACCTTTATTACAATTATGGGAACATCAATTGATGCGGGTATATTCATTGCTGCAATCTTCCCAGTATGTGCTGCGTATCGCCTTGCACGGTTTAACGTGATACATGTCCCCAATGCGTTTGATGGGTTGCCTTCGCCTATTGCTGGCATAATTGTTGCTCTGGTTCCATTATGCTTTTTAAATATTCATATTCCAAAAATAGTTTTTATAATTAGTTTTGTGATTGTTGCCCTACTTATGGTTTCCACTGTACGCTATACTAAACCACAGTCATATCTTTTGGAAAAGATTACCGGTATTAAATTATTTTTATTTATTATTGTATTTGTAGGCCTTATTGTTATTTTTAAACAGTGGGTTATACTTGCAATTATTGCATTATATATATTATCAGGGATTTTAAGCTTTATTATACAATTAATTCAGGATTACAGGTATTAGTTAAATCGTGTCTGAATTTTCCCACTATACCGATGGCAAGCCGGTAATGGTTGATGTAGGGGGCAAAGAGGTTACTACCCGTATAGCCCGCGCAACCGGTTGTGTGTACATGCAGAAAGCAACTATTGAAAAAATAAAGAAAAACCTGCTTCCCAAGGGAAATCCTTTTGATGTTGCCCGCATAGCGGGCATACTGGCAGCAAAAAGAACCCATGAACTTATTCCTATGTGTCATCCGCTTATGATAACCCATGTGGATGTAAACATAGGGTATAGCGATGATAATTCCTACATAAAAATTGAAGCAACAGTACGGTGTGATGGTAAAACTGGTGTGGAAATGGAGGCATTGACTGCAGTGAGTGTTGCTGCGTTGACAATATATGATATGTGTAAGGCAGTGGATAAGCAGATGGTAATAGGTGATATACGGCTTGTTGAAAAGCGTGGCGGTAAAAGTGATTTTGTAGCATCACATTGCTTTTAATAGAACTATGAAAGAAATAAGATAATCTTGTATACACATATCAACCAAAAAAGCTTTTTTTACTGCAAAGAAAAAGGCCATATTTTAAAACCATTTAAACTATAATTCAGAATACAAG
It encodes the following:
- a CDS encoding HAD family phosphatase, which translates into the protein MSYRQKNTTVKHCEAVLFDMDGVVVDSMYAHAQCWIDVFKEHGVYLDKTDIFKREGMTGLESIADIFIEKGYAVPPEPILRELQKKKLQLFSSYQIEVYPQMFTIIPMLHSKGKKIGIVTGSFRYLVEKLIPETLLRYVDVVISVDDVQKGKPNPDPYVEAVKKLNVKPDNVIVVENAPMGIKAAKAAGLYCIAISTTLVAAFLDEADAVVHDHEELKTYLANCLL
- the moaC gene encoding cyclic pyranopterin monophosphate synthase MoaC, with amino-acid sequence MSEFSHYTDGKPVMVDVGGKEVTTRIARATGCVYMQKATIEKIKKNLLPKGNPFDVARIAGILAAKRTHELIPMCHPLMITHVDVNIGYSDDNSYIKIEATVRCDGKTGVEMEALTAVSVAALTIYDMCKAVDKQMVIGDIRLVEKRGGKSDFVASHCF
- the pssA gene encoding CDP-diacylglycerol--serine O-phosphatidyltransferase gives rise to the protein MSVAWIPNTLTLGNLVLGFISIIFASTTFPHSLTISGILILAAALLDGLDGQVARMLGVASELGKELDSLADCVTFGVAPGFLAYQGYLSGTFITIMGTSIDAGIFIAAIFPVCAAYRLARFNVIHVPNAFDGLPSPIAGIIVALVPLCFLNIHIPKIVFIISFVIVALLMVSTVRYTKPQSYLLEKITGIKLFLFIIVFVGLIVIFKQWVILAIIALYILSGILSFIIQLIQDYRY